The window GCTCCCTGTGTATAGCCCCTCTGGTGCTGTCCTCTGTTCAATCCTTTGTTTAGTAGTGGGAGAGTcggtatatgataggtgtggctcCTGTCTTTTTGTTTGGAGACAACTCGAAAGGTTGTAAATCTTCCCCTTTTTCATAATATATtccatttttctttaaaaataaaaaataaaaaattggccgATCCAAATCTGCACCAACAAGATAGACAGTTTGAATCCAGGGATCGGATTAAGGGTGGCCCAGACATCACCTGAGATGGTGTGGCCTTTattgtggggctcacattgatgtatgtatttaatatcctcacagagattccttgaatccatgagggatGAAGacataaataatttctaataattggaaataaattgattgatgatttaaataataataataataaaaaaacaaaacaaaaaaaacaaaaaacaaaattacaatccttcaagtagtgaactcaaacctaggacgaAGTTTTAGAATAAAACTCCaattcaaactccctaaaaatgtgacttactataaatagtaaacttactatttataggcagtcatgattcctactagaattcatggtttttggccaaaaatagtaagtatccaattTTACCttaccacattattctcctaatttttctaagcccttttcatgtatGCCACAACTCCTAAAACGCaaagaatcaaaagttatgatcgaattaaaagttattatttatagtaaaaatggaataaACTGGACATTCAACTGTCGATCTAATAGAACATCAAaatcataccccaaaatcatatatgatatatccaaaaactcattccggtttgcgagttATGAATGGTTTGAGGTTCTGATagtcctgatcacttccacctccaatTGGGCATTCTCTAGtccttggccatgaaagtgtccgcgacccactctacatgtTACATCATTTACAATTTAATCAAAGAACACCATTAGTGAAAACGACTTTTATGCTCTGTTCACATTGAACCTTGTAATGTTTAGGGTTTGAATTTCTTACATGTATACCAAATGTATGGTCATAGATGGGATAAACTgccaccatttttaaatggtggtaaatTATCACCAAAGTCCATGTCTAGCTTAGAAGTAAAAAAGGTTGCTAGATAAATACTAATTTACTGTTGTAGGATATATGAAGATTATAGCCGTTGATTGAGAATCATATTTGGCTATTCAAAGGGTTTTCATAACTTGGTACGTGGGAGACAACGACTGATgaaaaaattaattattttaacTCTTTCTTTGAGATCTTTTTATTGTCCAATAATAGTAAGTTTATTCTCTTTCACTCACGTAGATTTTTTCAGGCGTGCACGATTTTTAGCCTCAAGAAATTAGGTTCCTTACTCTAGACGACAACGACAGCTCATCCACCAATGGTGGCAATGTCCATTGTTGTACGTGGGTTTATCTGAAAATGATTGGATGACTATAGTTTTCCATCTTATGAGTGCTACCTTGGATGCACTGTTTTCAAAAATTCACACCTACAAAGATGGTTCTGACCATTGATATGGTTGTTTaccaaccaaaaagaaaaattttagcGTTCACATTGAACAATAGGAATCAGGGGGCAACATCACAGTTTAAAATTACTATTTAAAATTGGCTGATCCAGATCAGCACCAACAAGATAGACAGTTCGAATctagagagcggattaggtgcggccttggACTTACCACAAACGATGTGGCCTttactgtggggctcacattgatgtttgtattttatatcctcacagagattcctcgaatacATGAGGGATGAAAACAGAAAGAATTTCTAATAAttggaaataaattgattgatgaaaaataaataaataaataaattactatCCTTTAAGTAGTGAACTTAAACCTAGGacgaagttttagaatcaaactctaaCTGAAACTCCCTGAAAACATGACTTATTATAATAAACGAtaatgattcctactagacttcatggttttctctCAAAAATATTAagtatccaatttggcctaaccacattattctcctaattttgttaagcccttttcatgtcgGCCACAACTCCTAAAAcgcaaaggatcaaaagttatgatggaattaaaagttactatttataataaaaacggaaataaactgGACATTCGACTGTCGATCTGATTGAATCTCATACTTATACaccaaaataatatatgatatgtccaaaaactcattccagtttgggAGATAAAACTATTTTAAGCTTCTGACTGACCTGATCACTACCACCTCCGATCGgctttctctagtccatcttggccatgaaaatgACCACGACCCACTTGACATCAAGTTGTTACATCATGAATAGTTTAATCAAAGAACAGCATCAGCGAATATGACTTTTAGGCCATGCTTTGTTCACATTGAACCTTGTAATGTTCAGGGTTTGAATTTCTTACATGCATACCAAATGTATGGTCAATGACGGGATAAACTGCTACCATTTTTAAACGGCGGTAAATTATCACCAAAGTCCAAGTCTAGCTTAGAAGGAAAAAAGCTTTTTAGATAAACACTGATCAATTTTTGTAGAAAATGTGAAAATTATAGCCGTTGATTTAGAGTCATATTTGGCTACTCAAAAGGTTTTCATAACTAACTTGCTAGGTGGGGGACAATGACTgatgaaaaaaataattattttaactCTTTCTTTGGGATCTTTTTGTGGGCCAATAACAGTAAGTTTAGTCTCTTTCACTCACAAGGATTTTTTCAGGCTTGCACGATTTTTAGGCTCAAGAATTAGAGTTCCTTACTCTAGACGGCAACAACAGCTCATCCACCAATGGTGGCAATGGTCGTTGCACGGGGCTTTATCTGAAAATGATTGGATGACAATAGTTGTTCATCTTATGGTTGCTACCTTGGATGCATCGTTTTCTTAAATTCACACCCACGAAGATGGTTCTGACCATTGATATAGTTGTTTaccaaccaaaaagaaaaatttcaGCGTTCACATTGAACAATAGAAATCAGGGGTACCATCACAGTTTAAAATTACTATTTAAAATAGGTCGATCAAGATCACCACCAACAAGATAGAGAGTTCAAATCCAGACAATGGATTAGGTGCGGGCCCAGCCTCACCACAAAAAGTGTGGCCTTTACcgtggggctcacattgatgtatgtattttatatcctcaCAGTTATTCCTCAAATCCGCAAGGCATGAAaacataaataatttttaataattagaaataaattaattgatgataaaaattaaaattaaaataaataaataaataagaagaagaagaagaagaagaagaagaagaagcaaaattACAATCATTTTAAGTAGTGACCTCAAACCTAGGacaaagttttagaatcaaactcctactagacttcatggttttcggccaaaaatagtaagtatccaattTTGACTAGccacattattctcttaattttcctaagcccttttcatgttggccaTGACTCCTAAAATGCAAGGATCAAAAGATATGATGGAATTaaaagttactatttatagtaaaaatggaaataaactgGACCTTCGactgtcaatctgatggaatctcaaaagtataccccaaaatcatatatgatatgtctaaAAACTTTTTCCGGTTTACGAGATACTGTTTTGAGGTTTCGACAATCCTAATTACTGCCACCTCCGATCGGGCATtccctggtccatcttggccatgaaagtgttcgcgaccctctctacatcaagtTTCCATCATGTACAATTTAATCAAGGAACACTATAAGCGAATACAACTTTTAGTCCATGCTTTGTTCACATTGAACCTTGTAATGTGGGTTTGAATTTCTTACATGTATACCAAATGTATGGTTAATGACGGGATAAACTGctaccatttttaaatggtggtaaatTGTCACCAAAGTCCAAGTCTAGCTTAGAAGGAAAAAAGTTGTTAGATAAACAATGATTTATTGTCGTAGGATATCTGATGACTATAGCGATTGATTTAGAGTCATGCTTGGTTATTCAAAAGGTTTTTATAACTAACTAGCTACGTAGGGGACAACGACTGCTGAAAAAATTCATTACTTTAACTCTTTGGGATCCTTTTGTGGGTGGCAATGGCCGCTGCACGACGCTTTATTTGAAAATGATTGGATGACTATAGCTGTTCATCTTATGGCTGCTACCTTGGATGTACCATTTTCCTAAAATCACACCTACAAAGATGGTTATGACCGTTGATACTGTTGTtaacaaaccaaaaagaaaattttcagctTTCACATTGAACAATAGAAATCAGTGGCACCATCACAGTTTAAAATTACTATTTAAAATTGGCCGATCCAGATCACCACCAACAAGATAGACAGTTCGAATCCAGAGAGTACAAAATACACAACTCCGTAGTTCAAAATACGGTTTTAGAGCCTGTTAAATACCTTCTCTGATCAGTTCCAACTTAGATCCATATCCTTCTGTCCAAAATGCATATGGAACAGAATTATGGCGTTTACAGCCTTCTCCTTCTCTGCTTCTCTTACTGCTGCTGCATGGGCAGCAACTACGctgatatggaaatcctcctatCCTTCAAATCCCAATTCATAACCTTGGATCCCCAGAATGTACTTGCGGTCTGGAACAACAGCTTCCCTGTTTGCAGCTGGCCTCACATTTCCTGCACCGCCGACGGAAACCATGTCCGTGAGGTCGTCCTCCAAGGCTTCGGCCTCTCTGGGATCATTCCCCCACACCTATCTAACCTCTCTTTCCTCGAAACTCTTGACCTCTCTGATAACTTGTTATATGGCCCAATCCCTTCGCATCTTGGCCGTCTCACTCTCCTCCAGAACCTCTTCCTCTACAATAACTCCCTTGATGGTACTATTCCTAGCAATCTCTCTAATTGCTTAAACCTCCTACAAATGCATCTCACGTATAACCAACTGTCTGGAAACATACCTTCCTCGCTTAGCTTTCTCACACAACTCAAGTTCTTGATGTTTCCGTCAACAATCTTTCTGGCTCGATTCCCCCTTCCATTGGAAATCTCACCTCTCTCATCTATCTCTACCTTGCAAGAAATGGACTTTCCGGTGATACTCTGGAAGAACTTGGCCGTCTCCAGAATCTCATCCATCTGCAGATCTCCCAGAATCAACTCAGTGGTGTGATCCCTTCCTCGATTTACAACATCTCCTCTCTTGAGATGTTCTCCGTGACAGGCTGTAAGACTCGTGTCCTACTCTGTACTGTTCCAttagcttccgcagtccttctagtcaaattccggcaaccttcacaccatatccgacgtttgcgcgcaatcctaagccaagtctcgcacaccgacgtcggctcgatccgaaacttgtatcatagcgaccgcatcgtcgccgcggttccaaagccgtgacttgcgcaccgaaccgatacccaggctaggagatgtaagccagcgtttgtttcgaagaaacgccgcgcgttgcgaattacgaggaaatctctacgatatgtccactcaatcaatcaatcaatcaatcaatgtcaggtacaagtcaagtcacaccttacccaagtacaacaacccatccctctttctccacaaagtcaactctccctctctcttcacccattcctctttttccaaaatttcaacccaacccatacatttccttacatcacccatcacccatcacacctcacccatccatatcactctcatcctctcactctctctctcatttctcaaatctcccaagtaacatcccacgtccaagcttcttctctcccaaaccacaagtgtggcccaccctctcatctttcatccacaccatcaatcttccatcaacctccatcaaaaggcaagctaaggagcattggagtctaaggaatcaagaagaaggaagataaggtgggtgatctaccgttgtttccaattttaagggccacttgttgtgggacccacttgatgtatgagttgtatcaatggagggcccatagtggcgggctccctcctctctatcaccgtatatctctctttctctctctttctttcctctccctagaatgaagtgggcc of the Magnolia sinica isolate HGM2019 chromosome 7, MsV1, whole genome shotgun sequence genome contains:
- the LOC131250649 gene encoding LRR receptor-like serine/threonine-protein kinase EFR — its product is MHMEQNYGVYSLLLLCFSYCCCMGSNYADMEILLSFKSQFITLDPQNVLAVWNNSFPVCSWPHISCTADGNHVREVVLQGFGLSGIIPPHLSNLSFLETLDLSDNLLYGPIPSHLGRLTLLQNLFLYNNSLDGTIPSNLSNCLNLLQMHLTYNQLSGNIPSSLSFLTQLKFLMFPSTIFLARFPLPLEISPLSSISTLQEMDFPVILWKNLAVSRISSICRSPRINSVV